CTGAGGAGCTGCAGTGAAGCAATCCCTATTTTGTGGGAATGCCATTCTCATCATCAGACCAATTGTTCTGCTGTACATCATAACATTAACATAGCAGAGTATATGCATCTGGGACCATTTGGACCTCCTCTTTTCTGCTTCCTACTGTACTTCTTGAAACTAACTTTTAAGTTTCATGAAATTGCAGAGGCATTAAAGAAAAATCAAATTGATAAATAAAGTGAGATACCTGTTACAAAAAATAAAATAATAATAATAATAAAGTGAGATAAAAATATGAAAAAAGAGAAATAAAAAACAAACTTATAATTTCAGGAAAAAATAAAACAATAATAATTGTCAGAAGTGGGATTTGAACCCACGCCCTCTCTCGAAGACCAGAACTTGAGTCTGGCGCCTTAGACCACTCGGCCATCCTGACTTGCTGATCCATAGTTCTACAAAATGGTAAATAAACACTACTAATCGCTTCGTTGGTTATATTTCCCGGCGAACGCTTGGCTTCTGGGCAGAGTAGAAGCGCCTCTGCGAATCAGTATCAGTGAACCTCAGAGATCTTCACACTTACTCAGCCCCTATATTCTACGTGGGTCCCTCACCTGCTTCCGATTCACCACCGTCTCTGCCGCCAAGAACCCCTCTTCAGGTATCCACTCTCCTCCCTACTTTGTACCTCGATTTTATCACCATCATCTTCTCCCAAAGTTTTAATCTTTATCACCAATCAGTTCTTATTCATAAATGTGGCCCTGAAACTCTCATAATGCTCCACCCTTAAGTTAATTTATTGATTAGCTAAGTGATTACGGATGAAGACTCTTCTCTTGTGTATAGTCTGAATTGGTTTTATATATTATTGCAGAAGGAACTGATGGTTGCTCTTAATAGATACTTGGGCATGTTAGTTTACAAGGTTTAAGCATTATGAGGTTTCTGTTATGTTCAGCTTGATACATAAACAAACGGTTTGGTCCTGTCTCAATCTAAACTAGTCCAAACAACTCCTCAGGGTTTCTTAGTTTCTTTCCTCAGCCATTTTTGGTAGCCATGAATCCAAATCACTACCAACCTACATCTCCCTGGCCTCCAATGATTCCCCCCAATGCTCCTATGATGCCACCCAACACTCCTAGGATGCCCCCTAATACTCCTATGATGCCACCCAATATTCCTATGATGCCACCCAATGCTCCTATGGTGCCGCCCAACCCTCCGGTGACGAGTACTTTCTGGGAGACCACGAATGTGCGTGAGCAGCTCAAGAATTTGCAGGACACTCTTGGTCTTGCAAAAGCAATGTAAGCTTTTTTGAACTGTTGATAATCTAGTTTATGTCTTTTTTGTTGACTTTTATAACATTGCGGGTTGGATTTATAGGCAGAAAGAGCTTGAGATGCTGATGTTAGTTAAAGATGGTCAAGAGTCTGGTGATGAGGCTACTGTGAGTCGGTTTGATGAGTTTTTGAGAGATAGGAAGATCGATTTGGAGTCCCAAGTGTTGCGATCAGTGGAAGCTGCAAACTCAGTAATGGCTAAACTACGAGTTGAGATTGAACCGTTTAGATCGATCACGCATGAAATGTGTCCCTGGGAGGAAAAATCTGCGGCTGTCAGATTATCCAATAAGATATGCAAGTCCAAGAGGAATAAAGGTTGGAGGAAAAGAAAGAGGAAGCGCATTGCGGAGATGATTGCAAAGGTGGGTTGGTTTGGTCCCTCCTCTCTTTACATTAAGTTGGGATGTTTATGTGCTTATCTTGCTTTGTTTATTTTGCTTTTGGTATGGTGATATAAAGGAACGTGAAGGATTTGATGAAGCTGATCGCAAAGCTGATGAATGGAGAGCTAGGGAAATTGCTCAGGATATTGCCAAACGCAAGGTATTGAAGTGTTTCTCGTGAGCTGCTATGTTGCTGTCGTGTTTTTCTAATTAATGTAAGCATAACATATGGGATTTCAGATGGAAGACATGAAGAAAATTGCAAGCCTTAAAGCAAAGGAAGAGAGAAAGAGACTAGAATCCGAGGTGACAGTTTAAACCAGCATGCCGTGTGATGACGTAGCTGTGCTGCCTTTTTGTTTTTAGTTCCTAAAAATGTCAAGTAGTTTGATTTCATGTTGTTCTTTCAGCTTGAGACGGTATTGATCGTTGAGAAATTGCAAGAATTGCGCTCTATCAGGATTGAAAAAATGAAGAAACAAGGTTTGTCTCTTTTGTGTTTTTATGGGCTGGTATCTTGTTAGCAATAAAATCCTGTTAACATGTATCATCATCTTAGAATGCCTCTTGGCGCTACATCTTTCAACTGTTTAGATTGTGACTGAGGTAGTAATATGATGTAGATATACCTCTTCTTCTGTCTGTATATTCAGCTACAGCCAAATATTTTAGACGTAGTCCCTCCTCAACATCCTGCTGAGTCTAACTTGTGGTAGTTTTTGTCTTTTTGCAGGCCATTTGCTCCCAAAAGAGAATGATAAATTTGTTGAAAGAGTACAAGCTAGAGTTGAGGAGGAGGATCATCAAGCAATCTTGGCAGCTGACATGGATGCTGCTAGGGACGCCATTGCAACTGCTGAGAAATCAAGAAACACAACCGAGAATTTCAGACCGGACTCCATAAACAATAATAAAGGCGAGAATGAGGAAAGTAAAGGCCAGACAATTCAAAGCATTAATGAAAGCGAGTCTACTGCAATTGCTAACAAGGAATCTGGAAAACAAGTTCTACAACGAGAGGGTGTTAGTGGAGCTTATGATGCTGTGGCAAATTTACCTATGGAATTTTATCACTACTATCATGGCAGCAATACTGATATGGGCACCCTTATTGAG
Above is a window of Fragaria vesca subsp. vesca linkage group LG7, FraVesHawaii_1.0, whole genome shotgun sequence DNA encoding:
- the LOC101305592 gene encoding uncharacterized protein LOC101305592, translated to MNPNHYQPTSPWPPMIPPNAPMMPPNTPRMPPNTPMMPPNIPMMPPNAPMVPPNPPVTSTFWETTNVREQLKNLQDTLGLAKAMQKELEMLMLVKDGQESGDEATVSRFDEFLRDRKIDLESQVLRSVEAANSVMAKLRVEIEPFRSITHEMCPWEEKSAAVRLSNKICKSKRNKGWRKRKRKRIAEMIAKEREGFDEADRKADEWRAREIAQDIAKRKMEDMKKIASLKAKEERKRLESELETVLIVEKLQELRSIRIEKMKKQGHLLPKENDKFVERVQARVEEEDHQAILAADMDAARDAIATAEKSRNTTENFRPDSINNNKGENEESKGQTIQSINESESTAIANKESGKQVLQREGVSGAYDAVANLPMEFYHYYHGSNTDMGTLIEVRRTWDAYIRPGGSRIPGHWVQPPPPADDIWASYLLQPK